The Candidatus Hydrogenedentota bacterium genome has a segment encoding these proteins:
- a CDS encoding HEAT repeat domain-containing protein: MKTIKLPKCHILALALVPALLCAMPCVAQDAASLDEAFDLLASYEFGQSRAPLSQISAAALAAPVEASGNTPVKADFEKRFAAMLKTDITMDARRFICRELALIGTEISVPAVADMLKKPETFQLAATTLEMNPSPQAAKALMSALEGANPAQRVIIASSLGRQGSPDAVPALAGMLGASETDVAREAALALAGIGTDEACAAVADALAKADAAGRTLFTEACLTCAENAVNSGALDRARPLMDTLSGAEFPGHVRAAVMALQIKASPGKAAVLIAKAVTDPDPEIARVALGLARGIQGGEITAALTGLLDSAAPARQAAVLDVLAARGDAAGADAAAKLALAEDQAVAVAALRALGVLGGESAVQLLAERAATSRGDLRTAAQESLSLLRGAGVNNALLGLAEKGKDQGVRLQALRSLGERRAVEVSDAVFTLASDKDAEVAAEALKALRALAKTEDMPRLLGLLEKSGDDSRREEIIRTVTAVAERNPNVAARADVLIATLDKARNEAYQAALLTALGRIGNDAALGAVRGGLDRKGAVRGAAIAALAAWPNGGPVEDLLGVVKNTKDSGERASAFTGYLRLLRSVGDLSAVKLAGLYHEAAALAVDAGEKKAVLSGVANVAALEALELVDELSADPELATESVPAMLRIATAVFGADPAGVGARMEKFLTAQPAEAQAKTARELLAKIAGFGDYITAWEVAGPYFKEMTGATQLFEESLPPDTNADAVAWRVMPMGLEPERPWVVALDKHFGGEERVAYLRTRVMSPDAREVVLELGTNDGCKVWLNGAQVHAVNTGRVMTPGENKIALSLNADWNTLMVAVYQQGGAWGACARLAGPDGAALQGVRSGVRED, from the coding sequence TTCCGGTAACACGCCGGTCAAGGCGGATTTCGAGAAGCGGTTTGCGGCCATGCTGAAAACGGACATCACCATGGACGCCCGCCGCTTTATCTGCCGCGAACTGGCCCTGATTGGCACGGAGATTTCCGTTCCCGCCGTTGCGGACATGCTGAAAAAGCCGGAGACTTTCCAACTGGCGGCAACAACGCTGGAGATGAACCCATCCCCGCAGGCCGCCAAGGCCCTTATGAGCGCGCTTGAAGGCGCGAACCCCGCACAGCGCGTCATCATCGCCTCCTCGCTGGGGCGTCAGGGCAGTCCGGACGCCGTGCCCGCACTGGCGGGAATGCTGGGCGCTTCCGAGACGGATGTGGCCCGGGAGGCCGCGTTGGCCCTTGCCGGCATCGGCACGGACGAGGCCTGCGCCGCCGTGGCCGACGCCCTGGCAAAGGCTGACGCCGCAGGCCGGACCCTGTTCACGGAGGCCTGCCTTACCTGTGCGGAAAATGCTGTGAACAGCGGCGCGTTGGACCGGGCACGCCCGCTGATGGACACACTGAGCGGCGCAGAATTCCCCGGACATGTCCGGGCTGCGGTAATGGCGCTGCAAATCAAGGCGTCCCCCGGAAAGGCCGCCGTCCTGATTGCCAAGGCGGTGACGGACCCGGACCCGGAGATAGCGCGGGTTGCGCTGGGCCTGGCGCGGGGAATCCAGGGTGGTGAAATCACGGCGGCCCTGACGGGGTTGCTGGATTCCGCCGCGCCCGCTCGCCAGGCCGCCGTGCTGGACGTGCTCGCCGCGCGCGGCGACGCCGCCGGCGCGGACGCCGCGGCGAAACTGGCACTTGCGGAAGACCAGGCCGTGGCTGTGGCGGCGCTGCGCGCGCTTGGCGTCCTCGGGGGCGAGTCGGCGGTGCAACTGCTTGCGGAGCGCGCCGCCACTTCGCGGGGCGACCTCCGCACCGCCGCGCAGGAAAGCCTCAGCCTGCTGCGGGGCGCGGGGGTGAACAACGCGCTGCTGGGCCTTGCTGAAAAGGGAAAAGACCAGGGCGTGCGCCTTCAGGCGCTGCGAAGCCTCGGCGAGCGCCGCGCCGTTGAGGTGTCGGACGCGGTCTTCACCCTTGCTTCGGACAAGGACGCCGAGGTGGCGGCTGAGGCCTTGAAGGCGCTTCGAGCCCTGGCCAAAACGGAGGACATGCCCCGCCTGCTGGGCCTTCTTGAAAAGAGTGGCGATGATTCCCGCCGTGAGGAGATTATCCGGACGGTGACGGCGGTGGCAGAGCGCAACCCCAATGTCGCGGCGCGTGCGGACGTGCTGATCGCCACGCTGGACAAGGCGCGCAATGAGGCCTACCAGGCCGCGCTGCTCACCGCGCTGGGCCGCATCGGAAATGACGCCGCTCTTGGCGCGGTGCGCGGCGGACTTGACAGGAAGGGCGCCGTGCGGGGCGCCGCGATAGCCGCACTGGCCGCCTGGCCCAACGGCGGACCGGTGGAGGACCTTCTTGGGGTGGTGAAAAACACGAAAGATTCCGGCGAACGCGCCTCGGCTTTTACCGGGTACCTGCGGCTGCTGCGGTCCGTGGGCGACTTGTCCGCCGTAAAACTGGCGGGGCTCTACCATGAAGCCGCCGCGCTGGCCGTTGATGCCGGGGAGAAGAAGGCCGTGCTGTCGGGTGTGGCCAATGTCGCCGCACTGGAGGCGTTGGAACTGGTGGACGAACTGTCCGCAGACCCGGAACTGGCCACTGAGAGCGTCCCTGCCATGCTCCGAATCGCCACGGCGGTGTTCGGTGCGGACCCCGCCGGGGTCGGCGCGCGGATGGAGAAATTCCTGACCGCACAACCCGCCGAGGCCCAAGCCAAGACCGCCCGTGAACTCCTGGCGAAAATTGCGGGTTTTGGCGATTACATCACCGCCTGGGAAGTGGCCGGACCGTATTTCAAGGAGATGACCGGGGCGACCCAGCTTTTTGAAGAGTCCCTGCCTCCCGACACGAACGCCGATGCGGTGGCATGGCGCGTCATGCCCATGGGGCTTGAGCCTGAACGTCCCTGGGTGGTTGCGCTGGACAAGCATTTCGGCGGCGAGGAGCGCGTGGCGTATCTCCGCACCCGAGTCATGTCCCCGGATGCCCGCGAGGTTGTCCTTGAACTCGGCACCAACGACGGGTGCAAAGTCTGGCTGAACGGCGCGCAGGTTCATGCGGTGAACACGGGCAGGGTCATGACTCCCGGCGAGAACAAAATTGCGCTTTCCCTGAACGCGGACTGGAACACCCTCATGGTGGCCGTGTATCAGCAGGGCGGCGCCTGGGGCGCATGCGCCCGCCTTGCGGGGCCCGACGGCGCCGCATTGCAGGGTGTGCGCTCAGGGGTCCGGGAAGACTGA
- the nuoE gene encoding NADH-quinone oxidoreductase subunit NuoE — protein METAVADTASVVDAIVQKHNKSRASLIPILQDIQGALGFISPESLRVLERTTGISANESYGVATFYTQFRFSPPGKHVIHVCQGTACHVRGGAQNMAELQKLLGINPGEITPDAHFGLERVACLGCCALAPVVSVDGKAYARMSPKKLPAILDEYRK, from the coding sequence ATGGAAACAGCCGTTGCCGACACGGCGTCAGTGGTTGACGCAATTGTCCAAAAGCACAACAAAAGCAGGGCCAGCCTGATTCCCATCCTGCAGGACATCCAGGGCGCGCTGGGCTTTATATCACCCGAATCGCTTCGGGTGCTGGAGCGGACCACCGGGATATCCGCCAACGAGTCCTACGGTGTGGCGACTTTCTACACGCAGTTCCGCTTTTCACCCCCCGGAAAGCATGTCATTCATGTGTGCCAGGGCACGGCCTGCCATGTGCGCGGGGGCGCGCAGAACATGGCGGAACTGCAAAAGCTGCTGGGAATCAATCCCGGCGAGATTACGCCCGACGCCCATTTCGGGCTGGAGCGCGTGGCCTGTCTCGGCTGCTGCGCCCTGGCGCCGGTGGTTTCCGTGGACGGCAAAGCCTACGCCCGCATGTCCCCGAAAAAACTTCCCGCCATCCTTGACGAATACCGTAAATAA